One window of Streptococcus troglodytae genomic DNA carries:
- a CDS encoding histidine phosphatase family protein, whose protein sequence is MKLYFVRHGKTEWNLEGRFQGANGDSPLLDTSILELKALGHYLKDIQFDHIYSSDLKRAKLTSQIINQENKHPVKIKYTKTLREWNLGSLEGQKISLVTSIYPKQMKAFRHNLAQFNNSMFDAESVYRVTHRVSDFIKSLQKKKAQNILIVGHGATLTASIQTLLGCEPAQLRRDGGLDNASVTILETKDFERFKLLKWNDTSYKKEL, encoded by the coding sequence ATGAAATTGTATTTTGTAAGACATGGTAAAACGGAGTGGAATCTAGAAGGACGTTTCCAAGGGGCAAACGGTGATTCACCACTTTTAGACACTTCTATCCTAGAGCTCAAAGCATTGGGCCACTACCTCAAAGATATCCAATTTGATCACATTTATTCCAGTGATCTAAAAAGGGCTAAATTAACCAGTCAAATTATTAATCAGGAAAATAAGCACCCTGTGAAAATTAAATATACCAAAACCTTACGAGAATGGAATTTAGGTAGTCTGGAAGGTCAAAAAATCAGCCTTGTCACTTCTATTTATCCCAAACAAATGAAAGCTTTCCGTCATAATTTAGCACAATTTAACAATTCAATGTTTGATGCTGAATCCGTCTATCGTGTGACACATCGTGTTTCTGATTTTATCAAATCATTACAAAAGAAAAAGGCTCAAAATATCTTAATAGTCGGACATGGTGCAACTTTGACCGCCTCTATTCAAACATTATTAGGCTGTGAACCTGCTCAACTACGACGTGACGGTGGTCTTGATAATGCTAGTGTGACCATTTTAGAAACAAAAGACTTTGAACGGTTTAAACTCCTTAAGTGGAATGACACCTCTTATAAAAAAGAATTGTAA
- the rplT gene encoding 50S ribosomal protein L20, which translates to MARVKGGVVSRKRRKRVLKLAKGYYGAKHILFRTAKEQVMNSYYYAYRDRRQRKRDFRKLWITRINAAARMNGLSYSQLMHGLKLAEIEVNRKMLADLAVNDAAAFTALADAAKEKLGK; encoded by the coding sequence ATGGCTCGTGTTAAAGGTGGCGTTGTTTCACGTAAACGTCGTAAACGTGTTTTAAAATTAGCTAAAGGATACTATGGCGCAAAACATATCTTGTTCCGTACTGCAAAAGAACAAGTAATGAATTCATACTATTATGCTTATCGTGACCGTCGTCAAAGAAAGCGTGATTTCCGTAAATTATGGATTACACGTATCAATGCAGCAGCGCGCATGAATGGATTGTCATATTCACAATTAATGCATGGTTTGAAGTTGGCTGAAATCGAAGTTAATCGCAAAATGCTTGCAGATTTAGCGGTTAACGATGCAGCGGCTTTTACAGCTCTTGCAGATGCGGCTAAAGAAAAACTTGGCAAATAA
- the rpmI gene encoding 50S ribosomal protein L35, with translation MPKQKTHRASAKRFKRTGSGGLKRFRAYTSHRFHGKTKKQRRHLRKASMVHSGDFKRIKSMLTRLK, from the coding sequence ATGCCAAAACAAAAAACACACCGCGCATCAGCTAAACGTTTTAAACGTACAGGTTCAGGTGGATTGAAACGCTTCCGTGCATACACCTCTCACCGCTTCCACGGTAAAACTAAGAAACAACGTCGTCATCTTCGTAAAGCATCAATGGTGCATTCAGGAGATTTCAAACGTATTAAGTCAATGCTTACTCGCTTAAAATAA
- a CDS encoding SAG1386/EF1546 family surface-associated protein, whose amino-acid sequence MSNKPWEEKVTDATTDNEEMTRNSKDASIISTPILTILLSLFFLIIIGILFFVLYTSNGGSNEKAATSGFYGSSKTVKKDTNKASSQTDEQTTEAETSSSETTSSSSDSDGETITVQGGEGAAAIAARAGISVDKLYELNPEHMTQGYWYANPGDNIKIK is encoded by the coding sequence ATGTCAAATAAACCATGGGAAGAAAAAGTAACTGATGCAACTACTGATAATGAAGAAATGACAAGAAATTCAAAGGATGCTAGTATTATCAGTACACCTATTTTAACAATCCTATTGAGCCTCTTTTTCTTGATTATTATTGGTATTTTATTTTTTGTACTTTATACTTCAAATGGCGGAAGCAATGAAAAAGCAGCCACTTCGGGTTTCTATGGTTCCTCTAAAACGGTCAAAAAAGATACAAATAAGGCAAGTAGTCAAACTGATGAACAGACAACAGAAGCAGAAACAAGTTCAAGTGAAACGACAAGTTCCTCTTCAGACAGTGATGGTGAGACAATTACAGTTCAAGGAGGTGAAGGGGCTGCAGCAATTGCTGCGCGTGCAGGTATTTCTGTTGATAAACTCTATGAGCTGAATCCAGAACATATGACGCAGGGTTATTGGTACGCCAACCCTGGGGATAATATCAAGATTAAGTAG
- a CDS encoding ferredoxin: MKVAIIPEKCIACGLCQTYSGVFDYNDDGIVIFTDSKEKVKTVADDPDILMAVKNCPTKALTLP; the protein is encoded by the coding sequence ATGAAAGTAGCAATTATCCCAGAAAAATGTATTGCCTGCGGGCTTTGTCAAACCTATTCAGGCGTTTTTGATTATAATGATGATGGTATTGTCATTTTTACAGACAGCAAGGAAAAGGTAAAAACAGTTGCCGATGATCCAGATATCCTTATGGCTGTTAAAAATTGTCCAACAAAAGCTCTTACATTACCGTAA
- a CDS encoding DUF6287 domain-containing protein produces the protein MKRKRNFCFLISLFLTVFLLIGCSTQKKSTSKNSSTSQKTTLQTKQSQAGKTKRSTDTKQTTEAHSESSQSSSHSNNEEILAPIDTGAVLRADYSSMSGTWKNEEGQTLTFDQRGLTTSGMTVSLLNIDQDGNLLLNVETGTKNNLTLYIVPANKILSNQYFSNGQSDESDKTKDRIISSESLNSGKFTNRVYYHVSSH, from the coding sequence ATGAAAAGAAAACGAAATTTTTGCTTTCTTATTAGTTTATTTTTGACAGTCTTTCTTTTGATAGGGTGTTCAACTCAGAAAAAAAGCACATCAAAAAACAGCTCGACTTCTCAAAAGACTACTTTGCAAACAAAGCAGTCACAAGCTGGTAAAACGAAAAGATCAACTGATACTAAGCAAACGACAGAAGCTCATTCAGAAAGCAGTCAGTCTTCTTCTCATTCTAATAACGAGGAAATCCTGGCTCCCATTGATACAGGCGCTGTTTTAAGGGCTGATTACAGTAGTATGTCAGGAACTTGGAAAAATGAAGAAGGTCAAACGTTGACATTTGATCAGCGAGGTCTGACAACCTCTGGAATGACAGTCAGTCTGTTGAACATTGATCAAGACGGCAATCTTTTATTAAATGTTGAGACTGGAACAAAAAATAATTTGACTCTTTATATTGTGCCAGCCAATAAAATCCTATCTAATCAATATTTTTCTAATGGTCAAAGCGATGAATCCGATAAAACAAAAGATCGTATTATTTCTTCTGAGAGTTTAAATAGTGGCAAATTTACAAACCGAGTTTATTATCATGTTTCAAGCCATTAA
- the atlA gene encoding autolysin AtlA, with protein sequence MKSKTYLMIPLALTLFMAANTVSADEQNQSLSASEIISSDATSISESPVTTAQISQEVSNNGQDSTVQLQQTQEQSNPITSTSETTVSSMKAATNGSPAKANETETAPSQASTASSVQTADQISTVPSVEAETAPTADQLQSTSSAPLDQQTDAKRLSNKMTAASSVQARSSLTQEKQTQAQEVTSAVVEEKGIKLQYNGQIARNTKIQFAVWSARNDQDDLKWYTANNMGAAYAEFKNHREYGTYYVHTYANQNGKMIGLNATALTIAQPQVQTNIQRKSATSFELTVSNVPNTISSIMVPVWSDQNGQDDLKWYNASKADDGSYKVLIDTQNHKNDLGHYEAHIYGYSTVTQSQIGLAVSSGFDRNDTRPNARITVANYDQNKTTFDVVVEGSSDTKTVSAVNIAVWSEDKGQDDLKWYSPKIVDNKATVTINIANHSNTSDKYNVHVYTDYTDGTNSGTILGAYQINKPLEKNAVSADLTSDGIALKLDSNTVTDYTKVRFAVWSDQNGQDDLKWYSANSDGVATAAYSNHSGYGLYHIHTYIIKDGKMVGLNGRTITINQPSAKVNIAKESDALYKVTVSNLPAYISSVVIPVWTDKNNQDDIQWIPATKQGDGTYAAQIQLADHNGETGHYNVHVYGQSKFDNKTVGLAATDGFNVAETRNAAIAASNYNANAGTIDMIVKQEAGGKAIKEVRIAAWSEADQSNLHWYVSSTIIDGKVTVTIDEKNHQYIKGNYNIHVYVDYTDGTSSGTNIGSYSLNADKPAVALPSYFIDISSHNGIISVAEFSSLKQQGIQGVVVKLTEGTSYINPYASSQIANARAAGIKVSAYHYAHYTSVSGAQEEARYFANAARSLGLGASTVMVNDMEESSMVNNINNNVQAWQDEMKRQGYSNLIHYTMASWLDIRGGQVDTTRFGINNFWIAHYAKGYTYMTQEEAKSFNYYANAAAWQYTSVSPKLSHALDENIDYTGRFTQQ encoded by the coding sequence ATGAAAAGCAAAACTTATTTGATGATTCCATTAGCATTGACCCTATTTATGGCTGCTAATACAGTATCTGCGGATGAGCAAAACCAATCCCTAAGTGCATCAGAAATTATTTCTTCTGATGCGACATCAATATCTGAATCACCAGTGACAACAGCACAGATAAGTCAGGAAGTCAGCAATAATGGACAAGACAGCACTGTCCAATTGCAGCAAACACAGGAACAATCTAATCCGATAACAAGTACGTCTGAGACAACTGTTTCCTCTATGAAAGCGGCCACAAATGGCTCACCTGCCAAAGCAAATGAGACTGAAACAGCTCCGTCTCAAGCAAGTACTGCTAGTTCTGTGCAGACTGCTGATCAGATTTCGACTGTTCCCTCTGTAGAAGCAGAAACTGCTCCTACTGCAGATCAATTACAATCAACATCATCTGCTCCTTTGGATCAACAAACTGATGCCAAACGTCTTTCTAATAAAATGACTGCAGCAAGCAGCGTACAAGCTCGTTCTTCTCTTACACAAGAAAAGCAAACACAGGCACAAGAAGTCACAAGTGCTGTAGTGGAAGAAAAAGGGATTAAGCTACAGTATAACGGTCAAATCGCTCGAAACACTAAGATTCAATTTGCTGTCTGGTCAGCTCGAAATGATCAAGATGATCTTAAATGGTATACGGCAAATAATATGGGAGCGGCCTATGCCGAATTCAAGAATCATCGCGAGTATGGGACCTATTATGTTCATACTTATGCCAATCAAAATGGCAAGATGATAGGACTTAACGCAACAGCTCTTACAATTGCTCAACCTCAGGTACAAACTAATATTCAAAGAAAATCAGCAACGAGTTTTGAGTTAACCGTTTCTAATGTTCCTAATACTATCAGCAGCATCATGGTGCCTGTCTGGTCAGATCAAAATGGTCAAGATGATCTTAAATGGTATAATGCCAGCAAGGCTGATGATGGCAGTTATAAGGTTTTGATTGATACTCAAAATCACAAGAATGATTTGGGACATTATGAAGCTCATATTTACGGCTACAGCACAGTAACCCAATCTCAAATTGGCTTAGCTGTTAGTTCTGGTTTTGACCGCAATGATACTAGGCCCAATGCAAGGATAACTGTTGCTAATTATGACCAAAATAAAACGACCTTTGATGTTGTTGTTGAAGGGTCATCTGATACAAAGACTGTATCTGCTGTTAATATTGCTGTTTGGTCTGAAGATAAAGGTCAAGATGACCTTAAGTGGTATTCACCAAAAATTGTCGACAATAAGGCAACTGTGACGATTAATATCGCTAATCATTCAAATACTTCAGATAAATACAATGTCCATGTTTATACAGACTACACTGATGGGACAAATTCTGGTACTATTTTAGGGGCTTATCAGATCAATAAACCGCTTGAGAAAAATGCTGTTTCAGCTGATTTAACTAGTGATGGCATTGCTCTCAAATTAGATTCAAACACGGTTACAGATTATACCAAAGTACGATTTGCCGTTTGGTCGGATCAAAATGGTCAAGATGATCTCAAGTGGTATAGTGCAAATAGTGATGGGGTGGCAACTGCAGCTTACAGTAACCACAGTGGTTATGGGCTTTATCATATTCATACTTATATCATTAAAGATGGGAAAATGGTTGGACTCAATGGCAGAACGATAACTATTAATCAGCCTAGTGCCAAGGTTAATATTGCTAAAGAATCTGATGCTCTTTATAAAGTGACTGTTTCTAACCTGCCAGCTTACATTAGCTCAGTAGTTATTCCTGTCTGGACAGATAAAAACAATCAAGATGATATTCAATGGATTCCTGCAACAAAACAAGGCGATGGAACCTACGCAGCGCAAATTCAGTTAGCTGATCATAATGGGGAAACAGGCCATTATAATGTTCATGTCTACGGACAAAGTAAATTTGACAATAAAACGGTTGGCTTAGCAGCAACCGATGGCTTTAATGTTGCAGAGACAAGGAATGCTGCTATCGCTGCTTCAAATTATAATGCCAATGCAGGAACGATAGATATGATTGTTAAACAAGAAGCGGGTGGTAAAGCGATCAAAGAAGTTCGGATAGCTGCTTGGTCAGAAGCTGATCAATCTAACCTTCATTGGTATGTTTCATCAACTATTATTGATGGTAAGGTAACAGTCACCATTGATGAAAAAAATCATCAATATATTAAAGGAAATTATAACATTCATGTCTATGTTGATTATACTGATGGCACTAGCAGCGGAACCAATATTGGAAGCTATAGCTTGAATGCTGACAAACCTGCTGTTGCTCTACCATCTTACTTTATTGATATTAGTAGCCACAATGGAATCATTTCTGTGGCCGAATTCAGTAGTTTGAAACAACAAGGTATTCAAGGAGTGGTTGTTAAGTTAACAGAAGGTACAAGCTATATCAATCCTTATGCAAGTTCTCAAATTGCCAATGCCAGAGCTGCCGGTATTAAGGTTTCTGCATACCACTATGCTCACTATACTTCTGTGTCCGGGGCGCAAGAAGAAGCCCGTTATTTTGCTAATGCAGCCAGATCCCTTGGTTTGGGAGCTTCAACTGTCATGGTAAATGATATGGAAGAGTCCTCTATGGTGAATAATATTAATAATAATGTTCAAGCTTGGCAAGATGAGATGAAGCGTCAAGGTTATAGCAACCTGATTCATTATACTATGGCTAGTTGGTTGGATATTCGCGGTGGACAAGTAGACACTACAAGGTTTGGCATTAATAATTTTTGGATTGCTCATTATGCCAAAGGGTATACTTATATGACTCAAGAAGAAGCTAAATCCTTTAATTATTATGCAAATGCGGCAGCTTGGCAATATACTAGTGTATCGCCTAAATTATCTCATGCTTTGGATGAAAATATTGATTATACTGGCCGATTTACTCAGCAGTAA
- a CDS encoding YkgJ family cysteine cluster protein: MTQEIDIEKYHQLALQKQKEHRKFLATLKKKAPKNLDSIVQEVHTEVFKEIDCTKCANCCKTLGPLFTEADISRIAKHFRMRLPIFEDMYLRVDEDNDKVFKSMPCPFLGEDNLCSIYDIRPKACREFPHTDRKKIYQINHLTIQNTLICPAAYLFVEKLQERLA; this comes from the coding sequence ATGACACAAGAAATTGACATCGAAAAATACCACCAATTAGCACTACAGAAACAGAAAGAACACCGCAAATTTCTAGCGACTCTTAAGAAAAAAGCACCTAAAAATTTAGATAGTATCGTTCAGGAGGTTCATACAGAAGTTTTTAAGGAAATTGACTGTACTAAGTGTGCTAACTGCTGCAAAACTCTGGGGCCGCTCTTTACAGAGGCAGACATCAGTCGTATTGCAAAGCATTTTCGCATGAGACTCCCGATCTTTGAGGATATGTATTTGCGTGTGGACGAAGACAATGACAAGGTTTTTAAGTCTATGCCCTGCCCATTTTTAGGAGAGGATAATCTCTGTTCTATCTATGATATTCGCCCCAAGGCCTGCCGTGAATTTCCCCATACAGATCGTAAAAAAATTTATCAAATTAACCATCTGACTATCCAAAATACTCTTATTTGTCCTGCTGCCTATCTTTTTGTAGAAAAATTACAAGAAAGGTTGGCTTAA
- a CDS encoding SMI1/KNR4 family protein, with protein MTVLSDKISLIPNLYKTQPASEEQIINAESRLGLQFSDDFKEYLKKFGSISFYGTEWMGLNTDEFCDVILTTLEARQLYDNFPNDKFIVEDLHIDDIIIISDSEGNIYQWQAGTAEKIYNSLLGYLEACIERKS; from the coding sequence ATGACAGTATTATCAGATAAAATAAGTTTAATTCCCAATCTTTATAAGACTCAACCAGCAAGCGAAGAACAAATAATAAATGCAGAAAGCAGATTGGGGTTACAATTTTCAGATGACTTTAAAGAATATCTAAAAAAATTTGGTTCTATCAGTTTTTATGGAACTGAGTGGATGGGATTAAATACAGATGAATTTTGTGATGTCATTTTGACTACACTGGAAGCGCGTCAATTATATGATAATTTTCCCAATGATAAATTTATAGTGGAAGATCTACATATTGATGATATTATTATTATTTCAGATTCAGAAGGGAATATTTACCAATGGCAGGCTGGAACAGCTGAAAAAATTTACAATTCTCTTCTTGGTTATCTTGAAGCATGTATTGAAAGAAAATCATAA
- a CDS encoding HNH/ENDO VII family nuclease encodes MIENLAKPTSEIKTSANEINRKSGELSGNRVDSDKRIGKTENNTDYSYDGLGLTDKFIIGRAWGLPKSVLDTMYNFQELKHYHELNLAPMKFGETADGKDRFVLVPKDLEMKQPVDVQGRTNQERAEQGLSLKKDGKILEVHHIGQVEGGHYALLTKEEHTQNGYDKMLHNPNKAGVDHGIPFEADKRTILKAVAEGV; translated from the coding sequence ATGATAGAGAACTTAGCAAAACCAACTAGCGAAATAAAAACATCTGCTAATGAAATCAATAGAAAATCGGGTGAATTGTCTGGAAATAGAGTTGATTCGGATAAAAGAATTGGGAAAACGGAAAACAACACTGATTATTCTTATGACGGGCTTGGGTTAACCGATAAATTTATTATTGGCAGGGCTTGGGGGCTCCCAAAGTCAGTTTTAGATACTATGTACAATTTTCAAGAATTAAAGCATTATCATGAATTAAACTTAGCGCCTATGAAATTTGGAGAAACTGCCGATGGTAAAGATCGATTTGTTCTTGTGCCAAAAGATTTAGAAATGAAACAACCAGTAGATGTTCAGGGAAGAACCAATCAAGAACGTGCTGAACAGGGTTTGTCACTAAAAAAAGATGGTAAGATTTTGGAGGTTCATCATATCGGTCAAGTTGAGGGTGGACATTATGCACTTTTGACTAAGGAAGAGCATACACAAAATGGCTATGATAAAATGCTGCATAATCCTAATAAAGCAGGTGTTGATCATGGTATACCTTTTGAAGCAGATAAAAGAACTATATTAAAAGCAGTTGCAGAAGGAGTTTAA